Sequence from the Acuticoccus sediminis genome:
CCGGCGCGGGCGCAGGACCTCTTTGCCATCGTCGCCGGTGCGCCGGGCGCCCATGTCGACGCGGGGGACGAGCTCCACGCCGCCCTGTGGTTCTGGCGGCAGGGCCTGCGCGCCTGGTACATGCAGCCGCTTCCCGCCCCCTGGGGCGGCGCCGAGCCCGACGACTACGGCGACAGCGAGCGGGCGCGCGACTGGCAGGCCGACGATGGGGCCACCCTCCACCCCGAGATCGCCACCGCCCTCGCGCGTATCGGCCCGCTGCAGCCGCACGCCGGTCTCGTCGCGCGCCTGCAGGCGATCCGTCGCGCCGGCCCGCGCGAACGCGTCGTCGGCGCCTTCGACATCGCCCTCGTGCTCGCGCTGCGGCCGGTCACCGGATCCGTCCTTCCCTGCCTCGCCACCATCATGCCGCCCGCCGGCGCGGCAACGGCGTTCGAGCCCTGGCTGGCCCGCACGGCGCTCCGCATGGCCCGTGCGGCCGACGCCAGCCGCGCCCGCCTTCTCACCCTCGAAGGGGCCTGGCGACGCTGGCAGGGGAGGGTGGGGGCGCACCGGACGAGCTCGCAGCGGCCGGCCGTCCTTGCCCTGCTCGCCCATTCGCCCCTCCTCACACCATCCGCAGTGGCCGCCTCCCTCGATGTGGCCTCA
This genomic interval carries:
- a CDS encoding winged helix-turn-helix domain-containing protein — its product is MHRPMDRHAPSRSGLDPEPIAAASLALGRLAEAVRRSPMAAAFRLRETATVAAEMAARRLGPARAQDLFAIVAGAPGAHVDAGDELHAALWFWRQGLRAWYMQPLPAPWGGAEPDDYGDSERARDWQADDGATLHPEIATALARIGPLQPHAGLVARLQAIRRAGPRERVVGAFDIALVLALRPVTGSVLPCLATIMPPAGAATAFEPWLARTALRMARAADASRARLLTLEGAWRRWQGRVGAHRTSSQRPAVLALLAHSPLLTPSAVAASLDVASRTGLRHLQALEAAGVVREVTGRARWRLYAASDLGLSPWAPRRRQQPEPPSAETGAGFSVPPADPLPPVDFDSIDRMLHDAYHAVDRAMLHMEARFADPAGHPPGRSR